The Desulfobotulus pelophilus sequence CGATATGCGTTGATAGTTATTGACAAGCCAAGGATCTCCACCTGTATACCAATAGTAAAAAGCTGGCCAGTAGGCCACCCTTGAACCACCAGAACAACTGCTCAGAGAAGAGCACCGAATAGGTTGCGCGTCTGTCCCCCGTGAAGTATATCCTGCCCTCGTTCCCGCTCTCCGGGTTGTGAGGTCAAAATAGCCTAACCACTCCTTTTCAGGATTATGATAAGCAGCTTCCGGATCCGCATCTGTGTAGGAGCTGCCATCTGCTTTTTTCCACGGTTTATACTCTACGGCAGGATTATAATAACTGGCATTATGTTGAGGGGAGCGGGCAAACGCATTATATGGCTGATCCCTTTCAAAAGTCGGGATACGGTTGGTATAACCATGGCCACTATTGTATGCTTCGGATACCCTGGGGAAAATGTAGTAGGATTGTGAAAGAATATGCTCATCTGGAGTTATTTCAAAATGCATGGAGCCTGAATCATCGATAATAAATAAAAGATTGGGCTCTACGGAAGTTGAAAGAAAAAGTGGCTCCTGAGGAAGCTCATCCGCAGCAGCCATGCTTCCCCATACCAAAACAGCTGCCAGTCCCATCTGTACCAATATCAAGAAGCTGGCCTTGCCCATAGATCGCTTGATTTGCTGCATCATCATGCATGCCCCCTAAAAATACGCCTCAGTTTTCAATCCGGAGATAAACGATTCTGTTTTCACCCTCTCGCACACTCTTCAGCTGAAAAACCACACGCTTTCCAGCTAAAAGGGCATGATCGTCCCAACTTCCATCTTTTCTTACAGAGTCCTCGAGGGCAGCAAGATCTGAGATAACATATTGTTTTTTATCAATGAAAACAACCCTGCTTTCAGGGTCGAAACTTTCTACTACCCCTTGAAAAAGCGGTACAGCCATAAGACTCTGCGGGGCTAGCGAGCACAACAAAAGTATTGCCCAGACTAACTTTCTGTTCATGGGGATCTCCTCATATACAAAAAAACTTCATTTCAATAAACAAACGTTGTTTCCAGCATAACCGTTGCCCGGGTATTGGGACTTTGGGCTCTGGAACGGATACGGTATAGAATGGCAAAATCCTCACTAGGGACAAAGGCAATGGAATTCGCACCCGCATCCTCAATGGACCTCACTTCCTCAATGATAAAAACAGCATTGCTATCCGCATCCTGCATGGGGTTTCTTGCAGGAAGCCACCAGTCAGCAGGTAAAGGACTGCTGACACTGTGGTAGCGACCGTCCTGACCATTAAAAGCAGGCGGATTAATTCCCCAGGCCGCAAACCGCGCTTCCGCCGCCCTGAGGCCGGATTCCGCCGCCTGAAAGGCGCGGTCCCTCTGTTCCATATTGCCAGCCATACGCTCCTGAAGGGTGGTAGACTGCATGGCTGCAATGCCAATAAGGGTAAGAATGACCAGCAGAACGAGGGAGGTGATAAGGATAATCCCTTTTTCATTATCGCTGACAGAGTGAATCGTTTTTATCATGGCATTCATCCTTGGTTAGCGGATACGGTTACGAAGGCCAACGGTTCCGGAAAAAACCATGCGCATGCGGCGATCCCCCGGTGCGGTAAAGTCCGTAGCGCCATTTCCAGAAACATCATAGGTTCCGGCATCAGCCGGGGCATTGGGATCACTGATCAGGGGGGTTCGGAGCAACAGACCAAAACGCACACTGAGCACTCTGCCCCAGTCCGTCACTGCATTTGCATTTACATAGCCATTCACCATCCCATCCCCGTTTGTATCCACCCCATAACGCACCTGAAAGTTATCTACCCCGGAAATGACAAGATCAGCGAGAGACCTTGTGGGCCGGGACATGCTGAACAAAGAAGGGATGTTGGTGATAGGATCATTGGCCACATAAAATATCTGGGTCTGGGGCACAAACACCTCTGCTCCGGTACTGAACCCACCCGCAAGGGGTACACTGGCATTGCCGGGCACCAGGTCACTCGTTGGCCCCCTTGCAATAACTCCTGTATCTGAACAGGAAGTGGTCTGAAAAATGACAGCCGTATGACAGTCCGCAACCATGAGGATATCGCCACCGTCCTCCTGCAA is a genomic window containing:
- a CDS encoding PilW family protein; the encoded protein is MKKEVVRVWKSRSGITLVELLVTLAVAMLLGTGIYQVFAGTVRSYSTNEALARLQEDGRMALAFLRSEIQGAGYLGCLSDPDTVESGLNNPDFFAVNFTRGIYGLEASAENTWRDSAGEVSPTATGLNAMALDPPPLTGSDILVIRGMLPIGQPMTLTGSMDSDGNFTVDSLPEGLLQEDGGDILMVADCHTAVIFQTTSCSDTGVIARGPTSDLVPGNASVPLAGGFSTGAEVFVPQTQIFYVANDPITNIPSLFSMSRPTRSLADLVISGVDNFQVRYGVDTNGDGMVNGYVNANAVTDWGRVLSVRFGLLLRTPLISDPNAPADAGTYDVSGNGATDFTAPGDRRMRMVFSGTVGLRNRIR
- a CDS encoding pilus assembly PilX family protein, giving the protein MIKTIHSVSDNEKGIILITSLVLLVILTLIGIAAMQSTTLQERMAGNMEQRDRAFQAAESGLRAAEARFAAWGINPPAFNGQDGRYHSVSSPLPADWWLPARNPMQDADSNAVFIIEEVRSIEDAGANSIAFVPSEDFAILYRIRSRAQSPNTRATVMLETTFVY